One stretch of Methanobrevibacter sp. DNA includes these proteins:
- a CDS encoding adenylosuccinate synthetase: protein MTCSILVGGAWGDEGKGKCITYLCDNDK from the coding sequence ATGACTTGTAGTATTTTAGTTGGTGGAGCATGGGGGGATGAAGGTAAAGGAAAATGTATCACTTACCTCTGTGACAATGATAAAC